A window of the Streptomyces sp. NBC_01351 genome harbors these coding sequences:
- a CDS encoding serine protease, producing MRRPFARALAGALTLAAGAAAAPLAQAPQAAADSVVIGGKPVKVADSPWVVALASRDRFGGTRGGQFCGGVVVAPTTVLTAAHCLGRQVLGGPVETVPDLRVIAGRTELRATDGREIAVRAARVNPAYDPASNAGDLAVLELAEAVPADHVLPMAGPGDTAYAAGTAAAVYGWGDTSGFGDYAYALRTARVTVLSDEACGRAYPGDADGQYRGESMVCAGDDGGGKDACQGDSGGPLVAKGRLIGLVSWGRGCGRADSPGVYTRIAPLAEFVKGPESAVRQGGVPDVAAGARSGSAPAAGAVEGHRTDEPVRGELR from the coding sequence ATGCGTCGTCCCTTTGCCCGTGCTCTGGCGGGAGCGCTGACCCTGGCGGCGGGAGCGGCCGCAGCGCCGCTGGCCCAGGCGCCGCAGGCAGCCGCGGACAGTGTGGTGATCGGCGGTAAGCCGGTGAAGGTGGCCGACAGTCCGTGGGTCGTGGCCCTCGCCAGCCGTGACCGGTTCGGGGGTACGCGGGGCGGGCAGTTCTGCGGGGGCGTCGTCGTGGCTCCCACCACGGTCCTCACCGCGGCCCACTGCCTGGGCCGCCAGGTGCTCGGCGGCCCCGTCGAGACCGTCCCCGACCTCCGGGTGATCGCCGGGCGTACGGAGCTGCGCGCGACGGACGGCAGGGAGATCGCGGTGCGCGCGGCCAGGGTGAACCCGGCCTACGACCCGGCGAGCAACGCCGGGGACCTCGCCGTCCTGGAGCTCGCCGAGGCGGTTCCCGCAGACCACGTGCTCCCGATGGCCGGGCCGGGGGACACCGCGTACGCGGCGGGGACCGCGGCTGCCGTGTACGGCTGGGGCGATACGAGCGGCTTTGGTGACTACGCGTACGCGCTGCGCACGGCGCGGGTGACGGTCCTCTCGGACGAGGCCTGCGGGCGTGCCTACCCGGGGGACGCCGACGGCCAGTACCGCGGGGAGTCCATGGTGTGCGCGGGGGACGACGGGGGCGGCAAGGACGCCTGCCAGGGCGACAGCGGGGGCCCGCTGGTCGCCAAGGGCCGTCTCATCGGGCTGGTGTCGTGGGGGCGTGGCTGCGGGCGCGCCGACAGCCCCGGGGTGTACACACGGATCGCTCCGCTGGCCGAGTTCGTGAAGGGCCCTGAGAGCGCTGTGCGGCAGGGCGGGGTCCCGGACGTCGCGGCGGGTGCCCGGAGCGGCTCCGCACCGGCAGCAGGGGCCGTGGAGGGGCATCGAACGGATGAGCCGGTCCGGGGGGAGCTGCGGTAG
- a CDS encoding DUF4267 domain-containing protein, translating into MTLKHLATALAAIGAAFIIYIGLAYLIAPQATAPDFGVPTWPQNDGTAFLAVKGVRDVATGLVVLALLLTGQRRALGWAMAAIAFIPAGDTAVVLAAGGSAGTAFGVHGSTALAVAFTAVLLLRERPAAAAASTHPADPADRAVLASV; encoded by the coding sequence ATGACCCTCAAGCACCTCGCCACCGCCCTGGCCGCCATCGGCGCCGCGTTCATCATCTACATCGGCCTCGCCTACCTCATCGCCCCGCAGGCCACCGCGCCCGACTTCGGCGTTCCGACCTGGCCGCAGAACGACGGCACCGCCTTCCTCGCCGTCAAGGGCGTGCGGGACGTCGCAACCGGGCTCGTCGTCCTGGCCCTCCTGCTGACCGGACAGCGGCGGGCCCTCGGCTGGGCGATGGCTGCGATCGCCTTCATCCCGGCGGGCGACACGGCCGTCGTGCTGGCCGCCGGCGGATCCGCCGGCACGGCGTTCGGGGTCCACGGCTCCACCGCGCTCGCCGTGGCCTTCACCGCCGTCCTCCTGCTGCGCGAGCGCCCTGCCGCGGCGGCCGCCTCCACGCACCCCGCGGACCCCGCGGACCGCGCCGTCCTCGCCTCCGTCTGA
- a CDS encoding DUF485 domain-containing protein: protein MDKHDGPDAGTIRLDDPWYDALAVGWGESESEPSAAPPARPAPGASDIYLEVQRSPAFQEVRSRYRGFVVPATTGFLLWYVAYVVAATVAPGVMARPVVGAVNVAMLAGLGQFLSTFLLTWAYARHARLRRDRAALDLRWTVFEQERGQERTRARGTGR from the coding sequence GTGGACAAGCACGATGGTCCCGATGCCGGAACGATCCGGCTCGACGACCCCTGGTACGACGCGCTGGCCGTCGGGTGGGGTGAGAGCGAGAGCGAGCCGTCGGCCGCGCCCCCGGCCCGTCCTGCCCCCGGCGCGTCCGACATCTACCTCGAAGTGCAGCGCAGTCCCGCCTTCCAGGAGGTGCGCAGCCGCTATCGGGGGTTCGTCGTCCCCGCGACCACGGGCTTCCTCCTCTGGTACGTGGCCTACGTGGTCGCCGCCACCGTCGCGCCCGGTGTGATGGCCCGGCCGGTGGTCGGCGCGGTCAACGTGGCCATGCTCGCGGGGCTCGGCCAGTTCCTCAGCACCTTCCTCCTGACCTGGGCCTACGCCCGGCACGCGCGGCTGCGCCGGGACCGGGCGGCGCTCGACCTGCGCTGGACCGTCTTCGAGCAGGAGCGCGGCCAGGAGCGGACCCGCGCGAGGGGGACCGGCCGGTGA
- a CDS encoding solute symporter family protein, whose translation MTTEHQSLALILFSVFIAVTLGITTWVSRNRHGSAEEFYAGGRLFSPLENGFAIAGDYMSAASFLGISGLIALFGYDGMLYSVGFLVAWLVVLFLVAELVRNCGRFTLADVVAARMSERPVRIAAGTSSVVVSVLYLVAQMVGAGSLVGLLLGSSSAMARTLAVVGVGALMVVYVSFGGMRATTWIQIVKAVLLMGGAVTLTALVLLRFHGNFDQLLSTAAERSGHGARFLGPGLKYGGDWTARFDFMSLGLALVLGTAGLPHILSRFYTVPTARAARRSVVWAIGLIGGFYLMTIVLGFGAAALVGPDEVRASNASGNTAVPLLAAFLGGGAGSTGGTVLFAFVAAIAFATILAVVAGITLASSASVAHDLYASLKRRHAKQRSEVAVARVAAVGIGAVAIALGLLAQNLNVAFLVGLAFAVAASANLPVLLYSLFWRGFTTRGAVWSVYGGLVPAVLLVLVSPVVSGSAESLFPGVDFQYFPLQNPGIVSIPLGFLAGWLGTVTSGEEPDEAKHAETEVRSLTGAGAV comes from the coding sequence GTGACCACCGAGCACCAGAGCCTCGCGCTGATCCTGTTCAGCGTCTTCATCGCGGTGACCCTGGGCATCACCACCTGGGTCAGCCGCAACCGGCACGGGTCGGCGGAGGAGTTCTACGCCGGCGGCCGGCTGTTCTCGCCGCTGGAGAACGGTTTCGCCATCGCGGGCGACTACATGTCAGCCGCTTCCTTCCTCGGCATCTCCGGGCTGATCGCCCTCTTCGGCTACGACGGCATGCTCTACTCCGTTGGCTTCCTCGTCGCCTGGCTCGTCGTGCTGTTCCTCGTCGCCGAACTGGTCCGCAACTGCGGGCGCTTCACCCTCGCCGACGTGGTCGCCGCGCGGATGAGCGAACGGCCGGTGCGGATCGCGGCCGGTACCTCCTCGGTCGTCGTCTCCGTGCTCTACCTCGTCGCGCAGATGGTCGGTGCGGGCAGCCTCGTCGGCCTGCTGTTGGGCAGTTCGAGCGCCATGGCCCGGACCCTGGCCGTCGTCGGGGTGGGCGCGCTGATGGTCGTGTACGTGTCCTTCGGCGGGATGCGAGCCACCACCTGGATCCAGATCGTCAAGGCCGTACTGCTCATGGGCGGGGCCGTCACCCTGACCGCACTCGTACTCCTGCGTTTCCACGGGAACTTCGACCAGCTGCTCAGCACCGCCGCCGAACGCAGCGGCCACGGGGCCCGGTTCCTGGGTCCCGGGCTCAAATACGGCGGGGACTGGACCGCTCGCTTCGACTTCATGAGCCTCGGTCTCGCCCTGGTCCTCGGGACCGCCGGGCTGCCGCACATCCTGTCGCGCTTCTACACCGTGCCCACCGCGCGGGCGGCCCGCCGCTCGGTGGTGTGGGCGATCGGCCTGATCGGCGGTTTCTACCTGATGACCATCGTGCTCGGCTTCGGGGCGGCCGCGCTGGTGGGGCCGGACGAGGTACGGGCCTCCAACGCCTCCGGGAACACGGCCGTTCCGCTGCTCGCCGCATTCCTCGGCGGCGGGGCCGGCTCGACCGGGGGCACGGTGCTGTTCGCGTTCGTGGCCGCCATCGCCTTCGCCACCATCCTGGCCGTGGTCGCCGGGATCACCCTGGCCTCCTCCGCCTCCGTCGCGCACGACCTGTACGCCTCCCTCAAGCGACGGCACGCCAAGCAGCGCAGCGAGGTCGCGGTGGCCCGGGTCGCGGCCGTCGGGATCGGGGCGGTGGCCATCGCCCTCGGGCTGCTCGCCCAGAACCTCAACGTGGCGTTCCTGGTGGGGCTGGCCTTCGCGGTGGCCGCCTCGGCCAATCTGCCCGTGCTGCTGTACTCGCTGTTCTGGCGCGGCTTCACCACCCGCGGAGCTGTCTGGTCGGTCTACGGCGGCCTGGTGCCCGCGGTGCTGCTGGTCCTGGTCTCCCCGGTGGTGTCGGGGAGCGCCGAGTCGCTGTTCCCGGGGGTGGACTTCCAGTACTTCCCGCTCCAGAACCCTGGGATCGTCTCGATCCCGCTGGGCTTCCTGGCGGGCTGGCTGGGCACGGTCACCTCGGGGGAGGAGCCGGACGAGGCGAAGCACGCGGAGACCGAGGTCCGCTCGCTGACCGGTGCCGGGGCGGTGTGA
- a CDS encoding DUF7342 family protein: MNETPIHVLVVDDDVRVALINAAYVAKVPGFRVVAQVHSATEALEFLTAHPVDLVLLDHYLPDENGLDLVRRMRQLGHGTDVIMVTAARDLATVQAAMRLGALQYLVKPFTFAGLRSRLEAYGALRRTLDTGGEAEQAEVDRIFGALAAAGSPNELPKGHSTTTAELVRQVLRSAEGPLSTQQIADRAGISRQTAQRYLKLLDRTGRVTLALRYGETGRPEHRYTWLPSEGA; encoded by the coding sequence ATGAACGAGACCCCGATTCACGTATTGGTCGTCGACGACGACGTGCGTGTTGCCCTGATCAACGCGGCGTACGTGGCGAAGGTTCCCGGATTCCGCGTGGTGGCGCAGGTCCATTCCGCCACCGAGGCACTGGAGTTCCTCACCGCGCATCCCGTGGACCTGGTCCTGCTGGACCACTACCTGCCCGACGAGAACGGCCTGGACCTGGTCCGTCGCATGCGCCAGCTCGGCCACGGCACCGACGTGATCATGGTCACGGCCGCCCGCGACCTCGCCACCGTCCAGGCCGCCATGCGCCTCGGCGCGCTCCAATACCTGGTCAAACCCTTCACCTTCGCGGGCCTGCGCTCCCGATTGGAGGCGTACGGCGCCCTCCGCCGCACGCTGGACACCGGCGGTGAGGCCGAGCAGGCCGAGGTGGACCGGATCTTCGGGGCCCTGGCCGCCGCCGGATCCCCGAACGAGCTCCCCAAGGGCCACTCCACGACCACCGCGGAACTGGTCCGCCAGGTCCTGCGCTCCGCCGAGGGCCCTCTGTCCACCCAGCAGATCGCCGACCGCGCGGGCATCAGCCGCCAGACCGCACAGCGCTACTTGAAGCTCCTCGATCGCACCGGCCGCGTCACCCTGGCCCTGCGCTACGGCGAGACCGGCCGCCCGGAGCACCGCTACACCTGGCTTCCCTCCGAGGGAGCGTGA
- a CDS encoding sensor histidine kinase gives MRFPLTSARRLGLPRRAVSQILLTQLAIAAGVVVLATGLFLAPLSTQLDDQAMRRALAIAQSAAADPSLAADLLDSGATADSPVQATAERLRRATGAEYVVVLDLDGIRRSHPSPARIGLPVSTDPSEALAGREVMEIDEGTLGRSARGKVPLLASDGEIIGAVSVGIAYDGVRDRLLGAIPGLLAYAGGALAAGALVAYALSRRIHRQTRDLAFSDIAGLLAEREAMLHSIREGVIALDRHGRVRLVNDEAARLLGLAPQPPGAPASPASPGSPDSAGSLAGRPLDEVIGACRTADVLTGRVTGRDLLTVQGPRVLVANRMPTEDGGAVATLRDRTELEHLSRELDSTRGLIDALRAQDHEHANRLHTLLGLLELGLHEEAVEFVTEVVGVHRTTAEQVTEKVHDPLLAALLVGKATVAAERGVPLRLAPASLLPDRLVDPGGLVTIVGNLVDNALDAAAGSASPLVEVELRAEGRAAVLRVRDSGPGVPAARREEIFTEGWSTKQPRAHRERGLGLALVRRLAERQGGSVRAGEAEDGGAEFSVVLPEALR, from the coding sequence ATGCGGTTCCCCCTCACGAGCGCTCGGCGGCTCGGGCTGCCCAGACGGGCCGTCTCACAGATCCTGCTGACCCAGCTGGCCATCGCCGCCGGGGTCGTGGTGCTGGCCACCGGGCTGTTCCTGGCACCTCTCAGCACCCAGCTCGACGACCAGGCCATGCGACGCGCCCTGGCCATCGCGCAGAGCGCGGCGGCGGACCCGTCACTCGCCGCCGACCTCCTGGATTCCGGAGCGACGGCGGACAGCCCGGTGCAGGCGACGGCCGAGCGGCTCCGCCGGGCCACCGGGGCCGAGTACGTGGTCGTCCTCGACCTGGACGGCATCCGCCGCTCGCACCCCAGCCCCGCCCGGATCGGACTGCCCGTCTCGACCGACCCGAGCGAGGCGCTGGCCGGCCGCGAGGTCATGGAGATCGACGAAGGCACCCTGGGTCGCTCCGCCCGCGGCAAGGTCCCGCTGCTCGCGTCCGACGGAGAGATCATCGGGGCCGTCTCGGTCGGCATCGCCTACGACGGCGTCCGCGACCGGCTGCTCGGGGCCATCCCCGGCCTCCTCGCCTACGCCGGCGGCGCCCTCGCGGCAGGCGCCCTCGTCGCCTACGCGCTGTCCCGCCGGATCCACCGCCAGACCCGGGACCTGGCCTTCTCCGATATCGCAGGGCTGCTCGCGGAGCGCGAGGCGATGCTGCACTCCATCCGCGAAGGCGTGATCGCCCTCGACCGCCACGGCCGGGTCCGCCTGGTGAACGACGAGGCCGCCCGCCTGCTCGGTCTGGCCCCGCAGCCCCCGGGCGCACCCGCCTCCCCTGCCTCACCGGGCTCCCCCGACTCGGCGGGCAGCCTCGCCGGACGTCCGCTCGACGAGGTGATCGGCGCCTGCCGTACCGCGGACGTACTGACCGGCCGGGTCACCGGCCGGGACCTCCTCACCGTCCAGGGCCCCCGGGTCCTGGTCGCGAACCGGATGCCCACCGAGGACGGCGGCGCCGTCGCCACCCTGCGCGACCGCACCGAACTGGAGCACTTGAGCCGCGAACTCGACTCGACCCGGGGCCTGATCGACGCCCTGCGCGCCCAGGACCACGAGCACGCCAACCGTCTCCACACGCTCCTCGGCCTGCTGGAGCTGGGCCTGCACGAGGAGGCGGTGGAGTTCGTGACGGAGGTCGTCGGCGTGCACCGCACCACCGCCGAGCAGGTCACCGAGAAGGTCCACGACCCCCTGCTGGCAGCCCTCCTGGTGGGCAAGGCCACCGTCGCGGCGGAGCGCGGGGTCCCCCTGCGCCTGGCCCCGGCGAGCCTCCTCCCCGACCGCCTGGTCGACCCGGGCGGCCTCGTCACCATCGTCGGCAATCTGGTGGACAACGCCCTGGACGCCGCCGCCGGCTCGGCGTCGCCCCTGGTCGAGGTGGAGCTGCGCGCCGAGGGCCGGGCGGCGGTTCTGCGGGTGCGGGACAGCGGCCCCGGGGTGCCGGCCGCACGCCGCGAGGAGATATTCACCGAGGGCTGGTCGACCAAGCAGCCCAGGGCCCACCGCGAACGCGGGCTGGGCCTCGCCCTCGTACGCCGCCTCGCGGAGCGGCAGGGCGGCAGTGTCCGGGCCGGCGAGGCAGAGGACGGAGGGGCGGAGTTCTCCGTCGTACTCCCGGAGGCCCTGCGATGA
- a CDS encoding DNA gyrase/topoisomerase IV subunit B translates to MTADTSVPSSALLSGADRDGSNYTARHLLVLEGLEAVRKRPGMYIGSTDSRGLMHCLWEIIDNSVDEALGGYCDHIEVILHEDASVEVRDNGRGIPVDVEPKTGLSGVEVVMTKLHAGGKFGGGSYAASGGLHGVGASVVNALSARLDVEVDRGSSTHAISFRRGVPGMFTEQGADSPFDPANGLRKIKRITKGKTGTRVRYWADRQIFLKDARLGLETLYQRARQTAFLVPGLTLVVRDERGIDGAGKTEETFRFDGGISEFCEYLAQDKAVCDVLRLTGTGTFKETVPVLDDRGHMTPTEVTRELGVDIALRWGTGYETNVKSFVNIIATPKGGTHVSGFERSIAKTVNEVLRSAKLLRVAEDDVVKDDAMEGMTAVVTVRLAEPQFEGQTKEVLGTSAATRIVAAVVAKELKAFLTSTKRDDKQQARAVMEKIVAAARTRIAARQHKEAQRRKTALETSSLPAKLADCRSDDVERSELFIVEGDSALGTAKLARNSEFQALLPIRGKILNVQKSSVSDMLKNAECGAIIQVIGAGSGRTFDLDAARYGKIVLLVDADVDGAHIRCLLLTLFQRYMRPMVEAGRVFAAVPPLHRIELVQPKKGQDKYVYTYSDNELRQTLLEYQRKNIRYKDSIQRYKGLGEMDADQLAETTMDPRFRTLRRINIGDLDSAETVFDLLMGNEVAPRKEFITSSAATLDRSRIDA, encoded by the coding sequence GTGACCGCCGACACGTCCGTGCCTTCCAGCGCGCTGCTGTCCGGAGCAGACCGGGACGGTTCCAACTACACCGCGCGGCACCTGCTCGTCCTCGAGGGGCTGGAGGCCGTCCGCAAGCGCCCCGGCATGTATATCGGCTCCACGGACAGCCGGGGCCTCATGCACTGCCTCTGGGAGATCATCGACAATTCCGTCGATGAGGCCCTGGGCGGCTACTGCGACCACATCGAGGTGATCCTCCACGAGGATGCCTCCGTGGAGGTCCGGGACAACGGCCGCGGCATCCCCGTGGACGTCGAGCCCAAGACCGGCCTGTCCGGCGTCGAGGTCGTCATGACCAAGCTGCACGCGGGCGGAAAGTTCGGCGGTGGCTCCTACGCGGCCTCCGGCGGCCTGCACGGCGTCGGTGCCTCCGTGGTCAACGCCCTCTCCGCCCGTCTGGACGTCGAGGTCGACCGCGGCAGTTCCACGCACGCCATCAGCTTCCGCCGGGGCGTCCCCGGCATGTTCACCGAGCAGGGCGCCGACAGCCCCTTCGACCCCGCCAACGGCCTGCGCAAGATCAAGCGGATCACCAAGGGCAAGACCGGCACCCGGGTCCGCTACTGGGCCGACCGCCAGATCTTCCTCAAGGACGCCCGGCTCGGCCTGGAGACCCTCTACCAGCGTGCCCGCCAGACCGCCTTCCTCGTCCCCGGGCTGACCCTGGTGGTCCGCGACGAGCGGGGCATCGACGGGGCTGGCAAGACCGAGGAGACCTTCCGCTTCGACGGGGGCATCAGCGAGTTCTGCGAGTACCTTGCCCAGGACAAGGCCGTCTGCGACGTGCTGCGACTGACCGGCACGGGCACCTTCAAGGAGACCGTCCCGGTCCTCGACGACCGTGGCCACATGACGCCCACCGAGGTCACCCGCGAGCTCGGCGTGGACATCGCCCTGCGCTGGGGCACCGGGTACGAGACCAACGTCAAGTCCTTCGTCAACATCATCGCCACCCCCAAGGGCGGCACCCACGTCTCCGGCTTCGAGCGCTCGATCGCCAAGACCGTGAACGAGGTGCTGCGCTCGGCGAAGCTGCTGCGCGTCGCCGAGGACGACGTGGTCAAGGACGACGCGATGGAGGGCATGACGGCCGTCGTCACCGTCCGCCTCGCCGAGCCGCAGTTCGAGGGTCAGACCAAGGAGGTCCTCGGCACCTCCGCGGCCACCCGGATCGTCGCGGCCGTGGTCGCGAAGGAGCTCAAGGCCTTCCTGACCTCCACCAAGCGCGACGACAAGCAGCAGGCCCGCGCCGTGATGGAGAAGATCGTCGCGGCCGCCCGGACCCGGATCGCGGCCCGTCAGCACAAGGAGGCACAGCGCCGCAAGACCGCGCTGGAGACCTCCTCGCTCCCCGCGAAGCTGGCCGACTGTCGCAGCGACGACGTGGAGCGCAGCGAGCTCTTCATCGTCGAGGGCGACTCCGCCCTCGGTACGGCGAAGCTCGCCCGGAACTCCGAATTCCAGGCGCTGCTGCCGATCCGCGGCAAGATCCTCAACGTTCAGAAGTCGTCCGTCTCGGACATGCTCAAGAACGCCGAGTGCGGGGCGATCATCCAGGTCATAGGAGCCGGCTCGGGCCGGACCTTCGACCTCGACGCCGCCCGCTACGGCAAGATCGTCCTGCTCGTCGACGCGGATGTCGACGGCGCGCACATCCGCTGCCTGCTGCTCACGCTCTTCCAGCGGTACATGCGGCCGATGGTCGAGGCGGGCCGGGTCTTCGCGGCCGTGCCGCCGCTGCACCGGATCGAGCTGGTCCAGCCCAAGAAGGGCCAGGACAAGTACGTGTACACGTATTCGGACAACGAACTGCGCCAGACCCTGTTGGAGTACCAGCGCAAGAACATCCGGTACAAGGACTCGATCCAGCGCTACAAGGGCCTCGGCGAGATGGACGCGGACCAGCTGGCGGAGACCACCATGGACCCCCGCTTCCGCACCCTGCGCCGGATCAACATCGGCGATCTGGACTCGGCCGAGACGGTCTTCGACCTGCTCATGGGCAACGAGGTGGCCCCGCGCAAGGAGTTCATCACCAGCTCCGCGGCCACCCTGGACCGCTCGCGCATCGACGCCTGA
- a CDS encoding DUF7455 domain-containing protein has product MTTVLTPATPLTAADRCDRCGAQAYLRVVLLSGGELLFCAHHGRKFEPELKKIAAEIQDETERLTSAPAAEADTEDR; this is encoded by the coding sequence GTGACTACTGTTCTGACACCCGCGACCCCGCTGACGGCCGCTGACCGATGCGACCGTTGCGGCGCCCAGGCATATCTGCGCGTCGTCCTGCTGAGCGGCGGTGAACTGCTCTTCTGTGCCCACCACGGGCGCAAGTTCGAGCCGGAACTCAAGAAGATCGCCGCGGAAATACAGGATGAGACCGAGCGGCTCACGTCCGCTCCGGCTGCCGAAGCCGACACCGAGGACCGCTGA
- a CDS encoding hemerythrin domain-containing protein: protein MKTTRTPTSAQAGPDTHEMVVIHRGLRREARLLVELVAAVTPGDTARARILADHFRDYLLGLHNHHHGEDEHLWPPLLARVDLEADLVLLMDEQHERVAATLSAAQQALPAWERTAGEAERDTLVARLVEHRTVLVEHLDDEERSLLPLAARHLSRSEWDAMGEHFLERTPKPKLLFFLGMALENADRDERASMLAALPRAARLLWYTVGRPAYARRMRTVRRTTATAATTATSR, encoded by the coding sequence ATGAAGACGACACGGACACCGACAAGCGCACAGGCCGGGCCGGACACCCACGAGATGGTGGTCATCCACCGCGGCCTGCGCCGCGAGGCACGGCTGCTGGTCGAACTGGTCGCGGCGGTCACCCCCGGCGACACCGCCCGGGCCCGGATCCTCGCGGACCACTTCCGCGACTACCTGCTCGGCCTCCACAACCACCACCACGGCGAGGACGAGCACCTGTGGCCGCCACTGCTCGCCCGCGTGGACCTCGAAGCCGACCTCGTGCTCCTGATGGACGAGCAGCACGAGAGGGTCGCGGCGACGTTGTCCGCCGCCCAGCAGGCCCTGCCGGCCTGGGAGCGCACGGCCGGGGAGGCGGAGCGGGACACTCTCGTGGCCCGGCTCGTCGAACACCGGACCGTCCTCGTGGAGCACCTCGACGACGAGGAGCGCTCGCTCCTGCCGCTCGCCGCCCGGCACCTGTCCCGGAGCGAGTGGGACGCCATGGGCGAGCACTTCCTGGAGAGAACGCCCAAGCCCAAACTGCTGTTCTTCCTCGGCATGGCCCTGGAGAACGCCGACCGGGACGAGCGCGCGTCGATGCTCGCCGCTCTGCCACGCGCCGCGCGACTGCTCTGGTACACGGTCGGACGCCCCGCCTACGCCCGCAGGATGCGCACCGTCCGCCGAACCACAGCCACTGCCGCAACCACGGCCACCTCTCGCTGA